A single genomic interval of Danio aesculapii chromosome 5, fDanAes4.1, whole genome shotgun sequence harbors:
- the LOC130229132 gene encoding uncharacterized protein LOC130229132, producing the protein MSMEEVIRHLAEVTTRQQKISEQLAARQERLEHQLLQAAGRVPLPEVKINAHQHLTKLSDLDDIDAYLHTFEVIAEREKWPEEEWAKLLAPFLTGEAQRAYYSLEAPKNDDYGALKKEILARVGLSAISAAQQFAIWTYDEKTPVRTQAAQLSRLGRLWLLGGDPSGVQVAEKVVVEKLLRALPRRLRGLTSMRNPGSLAALVEAVELAEALVARDAGERAALPPRKAHPPWRLVEGTSRPVSRPAVPSPLDEPMPTEPPVHSTPAWLAGCVVHRTIPPEAPSRKVSLDGKMQTATLDTGSAITLVHPGVIRRRGESKARIPITCVHGDTRYVQAQRVTIAAKLGSWPVEVGVVPDLPVPLLLGRDWPGFDELLALHNTPTGHPRRQPKARARRDRQPALLATESDKGADSSS; encoded by the exons ATGTCCATGGAGGAGGTCATACGCCACCTAGCGGAAGTCACAACTAGACAGCAGAAAATCTCGGAGCAGCTTGCCGCAAGACAAGAAAGACTGGAACATCAGCTCCTCCAGGCGGCGGGACGGGTACCCCTCCCTGAGGTGAAGATAAATGCACACCAACATTTAACCAAACTCAGCGACCTGGACGATATTGATGCCTACCTTCACACTTTTGAGGTAATCGCAGAGAGAGAAAAATGGCCAGAAGAAGAATGGGCGAAGCTATTAGCCCCATTTCTGACCGGTGAAGCTCAACGAGCATATTATTCCCTAGAAGCCCCAAAGAATGATGATTATGGAGCGTTAAAAAAGGAGATTTTGGCCAGAGTGGGGCTCTCTGCGATTAGTGCAGCCCAGCAATTTGCCATCTGGACATATGATGAGAAAACTCCGGTGCGCACCCAAGCTGCCCAGCTTTCACGTCTCGGCCGACTCTGGCTATTAGGGGGGGACCCCTCCGGCGTCCAGGTCGCTGAGAAAGTGGTTGTTGAAAAATTGTTACGAGCATTACCCAGACGGTTACGCGGACTCACCAGTATGAGAAATCCGGGATCTTTAGCCGCTTTGGTGGAAGCTGTGGAGCTGGCTGAGGCTCTTGTAGCCCGCGATGCTGGAGAGAGAGCGGCTCTGCCACCCCGAAAGGCACATCCACCATGGCGACTCGTGGAGGGCACATCAAGACCAGTTAGCAGACCGGCGGTCCCCAGCCCTTTGGATGAGCCGATGCCCACGGAGCCACCAGTGCACTCGACCCCGGCCTGGCTCGCAGGATGTGTTGTACATCGTACCATCCCCCCCGAGGCCCCCTCCCGAAAAGTCTCTCTTGATGGGAAGATGCAAACAGCCACATTGGATACGGGGAGCGCCATCACACTGGTACATCCTGGGGTAATTAGACGAAGAGGAGAAAGCAAAGCCCGAATACCAATAACTTGTGTACATGGGGATACACGCTATGTACAAGCACAGAGGGTTACGATTGCAGCTAAGCTAGGTAGCTGGCCCGTTGAAGTGGGGGTGGTTCCAGATCTCCCTGTACCCCTCCTCCTGGGCCGAGACTGGCCGGGGTTCGACGAGCTCCTAGCACTGCATAATACTCCAACGGGGCATCCTAGAAGACAACCAAAGGCTCGGGCCCGGCGGGACCGCCAGCCAGCATTACTGGCCACCGAAAGCGACAAAGGGG cggACTCAAGCAGCTAA